Sequence from the Microplitis demolitor isolate Queensland-Clemson2020A chromosome 7, iyMicDemo2.1a, whole genome shotgun sequence genome:
AGTATTTAAACTCTTGGAGCGCATGCCCGCGATTTCACCTATAGGGCTTTGTGTCACGCTGTAATACGGAAGTACACAAAGCCACCCTTTTACTTGCTAGAGAGTGCGCCCTGGACTCGACCGAATAAATATGAATCTGACCTACCTCACAGGTTCGGGTCTGCGCTAGCAGATTGAGCGATTATTTAACCGGCGTCGTTCTTCTTGGAGTCCCTTGTCTCCTGTAAAGAGGCTACGAAAGTTAATCTTAAATGAAGAACTGgggtaaaaaataagatatgcattaaaaaaatattaagacttttttttattaacaaggAAAAGATTCTGTTATAAAATACTACATGGAAGCATTGAGATAACTTAAAGCAAATTTGACTCTTGACTTGAATTCGCGGATATATTTCAGAGCAGATTGGTCGACAGTCAGGTCTCTCATCAGAAGATTGCAGTCGAGATGATCATTATCGCAATGCCTGTGATGATGTTTCAGGACTTGGTGTGGATCTAAATGGTAGACACGTCTTGAGGTCGGATTTAGTGTCGTTAAGGCATAGTGATTGTGAATGGTGAGTGCACGCTCAGTAGACACAAAACTCTTGACCGAGTCGCCTTCCGGGGACACAATTGATGTTCTCAgtgtatgaaaataattgagcAAACGTGAGTCATTGTCAACGGTACTTGTTATTTTGCTATTACTATTACCGTTatcgttatcattattattgttattatcaagTCTTTGCAATTCCGGAAAAAAGTAAACATTTCTTACTGCATAGGAAGCGTAATCGTAAAAAGAACTGCCGGCTTTGTTTTTTTCGATGGCCATTAATTCTGACCAAGTTCTCACGTTAATAGGAATTATTATTTCGTCAATGTCGATGGGCACAATGAACTCGGAACTGTACAAATTGTCGTAGAAACAGTGATTGTAAGGTATCAGTTCCATGCGCCTCTTCATCCAAATATCACTGCTGAAGAGCCGCCGTCTTGCCTTAACGTCGTTGGGCAAATCGCCAGGTAAATTCAGACGGAACCATCTGACGACGTTTGATTTCTCGTACAGTTTCAACACTTTCGTCACGTTCTCGTGGACGTTGAACACATAGACGTAGAACATTCCAGCACCCAGGATGCGGGACAGCTCGAAGAAGGCAATCAGCCGATGACTTATGTCTTCATCAAAGTCCAGGCCCTTAATGCACAACGTAAACTCTGTTTTAGGTATCACTGTGTTATTAACATTGTTATTGACAATTAAACTATGACTAGGATTTTGGTAGCACGCGTTCGGGCCCACGTACACTCGGGTGGGGGGTCTCACGTAATGGGGAAGTGGGCATGTTATCAAGATGCCAGTGTAGTCTGTCGATGTGCCGCCCCACTCGTCCACCCAGATGTCGGACACCAAGGCTTCCATACTGTATGAATGGATCCCTTCATCATCTTCTTGCCTGTAAAAGCCACCAGtcgatcaattaataaattattttaatttattcatttaaatgtaCAGTTACTATGGTAATTTTTTCTgatctacacagaaaaaaaggatttctcaGCACAAGAAAAGTTTGGCATTATGAAgtgatggaaaaaattttcttgaggcgagtaaaaattttttgcttcaagaaatcttttttttctgagcgTTTCTTTGAATTATgccgtaaaaaaattagtatccAACATCATCgcaatatagatattttaaaagcaATGATTTTAAACAGCTAGAAAAAATTCATCCAGTATAGCCAGTActcttattatatttttttctcaacagtCACGGAGTCTATTTTTAATCCAAATTAATGTAATGACCATAAAATCCTCATCGCCGGTTCAAATATAaagctaaataatttttaatgggtattataaaaaagtaaaatattctcCTCGAGGCATAAACGAGGTACTATGTTAACGACTACAACCACTACACAAACTACCTTTTCCTGCTTTTACACCTCGCTACGATTCCCCCAGGATCCGTTACACGGTCCACGAGAGTTACTCGCGAAGAAAAGAACACAAGAGACTCACACTACCACAGCACAGCACAGAACCGACTCAAACGACAGCCTGGCGCAATTACTTTCCTAGAGAAAGTTGCCGTTAAAGGATGAGACTCGGAATAGCTACAAGAGACACCGCGGACCACCTTAGTCGAGCATCTAATTTACTATCCACGCATTCTGTACCATGTTATTcacaaataacaataacagcAACCGTCCGTTACTATTAAAGCATCATTTGGGTCATCAAAAGCCAATCACCACAAGACTCTAATCTCCTAAACTCTCCTCACGTACAATACTAAGTAATTTCGGCTTCACAGTGTTGAATATTAGCATGCAGCTTATAATTAATGGTACAAAAGTTTACTGTTAAAAAACCAGAGAACAAGGAGCCTATTTAGACATTTTTTTCACGCCTCTTTGTCTCCGAGTAGCAACATcgtttactaaaaaaatttaatctcagACTAAGTATAGAACTTCTCGCTGAAAAAGACCTCGAGgacataaaaattgtaattttcagCCCTCAGTAATATCAATTCCCAAGAGTAAATAAACGACAGCTTACTCGGAATTTGCCCCTTAGATATTCTAGCGTGCAGTGAATGtggagataaaataaatccaatTATTTACCAAATAGTGCAGTAGAGAATGCTAGACCCTGTCGGCTCTCGTTTAACGCCAATCACTCGTACACTTGGGTATCCAAGTACTCTAATATCTAAGTGACCAGTGTAGAGAAATAAGTGGCCGGGAATAGACTCAAGCCAAGTCCTCTCGGCATCGCCGGACCAACTGCTCGATAATGTCTCGTTGCTGGTGGCTCTGCTGCATTCACGTGACGGCCGATAATCCAGCGCCAATCTTCGCGCCCATGAATACGCCACGATGCTCCGCGTACCTGGTGGTTCGCTAGCCGTcgctgtaaaaattaaaatactcatTTAGTAGACCATTGGGCGAAGAGTggatatgtttttttttaagttttaatttatgatttagcTGGGGCTTGGGCGAATCGCCGCGACGAGACAACCCAGCTGGGTTAATATTCTGTAAATAAAACTCGTGTGACATGCAGTGAGGCAGCAACGGGCGGTATGAAAGCTAGTATTATTGTATATTGTATCGCGAAAGCAATCTGCCAAGTATATTGAGCAGGTGATTGTCCAGTAATCGTAAATTATAGCTGACTAACGAAGTTGCTAACCCCGACGCGACTTGACTCGTCGTCGATCCAGACACAACTGAGAGAGAAAGCGACGGTAGTGCCGGAGTGTGCAACCGAAGATTTATGTTGCGGTAAAAAAAACCCCCACGATCTCCCTGATTATTTACAGCGTTTTTGCACAACAACCGTGGGGATTACTCTCGTCTTTATTCAGAAGACCGATGAATTTACTCTGCTACTCTACTCTAGGCCTCTTGCTCTACTCTATAGTCTAGTCTTATCTTGTTATTCTTCTTTATTATCTTCTCGTGCTGGCCTTTTTGCCAgattgtattaaatatttacgcGTGTCTGAGGACGCCAAGGCCTCGGCGGCATTTGATCCGATTCCCTCGAGTTGTTAGCCGTTATTTATTCCGATGACGatttgcatatatttttcGCAATTCCacgattttcaattttaatttcggattattttcttttaagttCATTGcaacggattttattttatttttttaatttttatttccattatggaaatttttcatcttcaaaagtcataattttgaaactgatagaattttttttaatctgcaGCCAAAAGTCTGAAGTGAGATGAAGATTTTTAcgtggaataaaaaatttcaacttccAAATTCGAACATtagtcgataaaaaaatttatgcagcATATGTTAAAATCACGATAATAAATATGTCATCAATATCcagatataaatatgaaaataataacagtaacataaataaatgaaattataccTGGCGTAGGTGATAAATCCGTGGGTAATTCCGCGATCTGCGGAGGCATATCCACTAGAGTAAGAACAAAAAACGCAGTTACAAGGGCTGCGGCCAATCCCACTCTGCATAATCTTCTCATACCCACGACTAACATAATATCCTCTCAATAAAAAGACCACTCCTCAGTATATGATACCAACATCTCCGTTATTGTCCATGCGATAGAACCTCGCGGATGCGGACCCACTTCCAGCAGTGGTACAGTGTCTTGCATCTGCACACGTACATGCGCTCGTCATACACCTCTGTCAATAGCAAAATGTTTTCCTCTAGCTCACAAACAAGCCTCCCGATCCACAGAGTATCCACTGGTCCCTCGCTCTCTTATTCTCACTCACTTCCCCATTTAATTCACTCTTCATATCGGAGCCTGGTCCCTTCCCCACACGAGCTCTTCGTGCCCATGAGAAATAGCTCTGGCGTATCCGTGTtaagtaaacaaattaaaaaataaaattaaaacataaacaCCAACCGTTTTAAAAGTACACACTCATAATACCCACGCAAACTACTCAACTATCTATATCTTCAATACTCATTCATCACATGGGAGTGTCTATACATGCAAATAACTAACACCAACGCGTTAGAATTCTCGTGTTAACATCTTACAACCCAACTCACCTCACCTCAACTAAACTCAACTCACCTCACtgatattcttatattttatttaaatagttattacATATCGCTCACGCGAAATCTTTAACCGAGCTGATATTACGGTACCACATGACAGCCCACACAATTTCGCCGACTCACAAATTACAAATCCATTTATGGTCACAGAGATCATTCACATCATCTACcgatttagtttttttaatcaccACAAATAATTACCACCGATGTCACCTCAAACCGCGGAATTTCGCGAAACCGCGAATGTAcagaatttcgaaaaaaggtaattttttttttctcaaaaaaccGAAAAACGAAACGTgacaaaagtaaaataaattaactgagGATTTTGAGTGCGGAAATGACAAAAGCACGTGGGGAGTTGAGTGGATTTGAGAATAGATGTAATCCTGCTTGCGCGAGAGACGAAAGCGTACTGCGCGATAGTATACTACACTCTAGTACACAAGACTACACTGCCCGGTTAACACGGTTCCCAGTAGAGCCTCTTGTACATTACATTAGCAGAGGCTTACTTGCTCAGATCCAGCTTCGGATCCCCCTTTGGCTTCTCTACATCTACAAGACGTACACTATACTCTATACTCTACTAGTATCGCGCTTTGTGAAACCTTTCGCGAGCTGAGAAATACTTCCATCACCCTCTTACGATCCTTCATCCTCATCCTCGTCGTCGTCGCCGTCATTATCGTCATCATTACGTTGTATCGGCATGCTAatcattcaataattaattttaataatatttccatCGAATCGCGTATGCAAGAGTTGGCTCTAACCACCGAGTCATCATGATTTGCATCGTTTTTGTCTCGGGCCCGCAACCAATTgaatatagttataattaaatatttttaattgccatcgttattaataataaatagatgtGTCGAATCGTCGAGTGTCACGGATATTTAGCGGAATTAATAACTCGAAATAGCTCTATAAGCGGCAAAGTTAATGATAATGACTAATGACGTTTCGAGTACACGCGGGATTAATATCTACGGGCAATTGAATAACGAGAATAAAGTCAGACAGGAGGGCACCCCAGGTTTATCACGCAAGATTTAACACGGAAAAGGCACCGGGTTTTGCGGTTTAAAGTACAACGACCTCAAAATAAATGTGTATGTATTATGGTAACCGCCTCGGAGCCCTTTATTCCGGGGGAGATCCTGAGAAATATATCCTTCCGCGGATGTAATTGTCGACATACAACTGACacttgtatatatatccaCCGGCATTCAGCtgtatgataattttttatcactttattTATCACGATAACCCGTGAGTGCTTCtggaaatataataataagctATAAATTACtcgataattattcattacaaGCTGCAGGAAGTGAATAACTTAAATCGAtgcacatttatttatatttatattgtacatacatgcatacaaCATATATATGCTGTATTATAAGTACATACACACtctacattaaattttatacatcttGCAGGATGTGCACCTTCTAGCCTTACTCAAGTGGACtgccattaaattttacgactctgaaataaaagctgaGTAACGACACCACTGTAACAATGTTACTAGAAGCACACAAACTTTAAATCTTAACAAACTTTTACAccatattttacataaatatttttattcctaCTTGTACATCTAttcatttacatatatatctatatttacctACAACTCATGTATGTACATGAGTGCATGTActtgtgtcaaaaaaaaattgaaaaccctaaaaaaaaaataatgacgcGCTATTCTCatacattactttttttttttttttttttttttttttttatttaaacctaacataaaattatgtaattacaTATTCATGTGTAACATATTTAAGTATGTAGATAGTTGTagctaaatatttatagtttagtGCTATTTCATTAGTTTCTGTGGATTTTATTCTCTAGTTGtagtttgtatttatatatatatgttggaTAGGAAAGAATGGGTGTTGCAAATACACGTTGCTTATATAAGAACGCCCCATAGTCCTCGTACATGAATATACACGATGCATGGGAACTTAAATGGTTTTTTTCGTAATCCTGAAGAAATGCGATATCTCGTTGTAGTATCGCCAGTTAGTGGTGTACAGGAACACTGAGGTTAAGAgtgaaataataacaataataatgattataataataatgatgagtatgataaaaagtaaagTTGATGAAAAATACATGACCGCTAGATTACTTAACGTTAAGAGCTCGTGTATTACGGGCCACGTAATGCCGCGCGGTGAAGATGTTTTCCGTTATTGAGTTATTTAGTATagattattatctatttatttagtttgcTTGTGTATTTACGGGTGTTGGTAATGGTGATGACTAATGAGGGTGCACAAAAAGGTGTAATTTTACGAGAAGCTTGGGGACTCGCCTGGAGCACTGACATATCGGTGATTCTGTGGGGGTATGGGATGTGTGTTGTGCCTCTGCCTCTGTCTCGGTAGGACATGAACATGGACATGACCAGAGGTCCATAAGGAAGATTGAATGAGCAACAGTAATTCCTCATCCTCAGTTCCGTCTGCTGTGCTGACCTATACCACGGTCAGGGGGCATCGTCCTCCATCACGGTAAGTAAGAGAATGGACCGAGGGCATATGTTGGGTATATTATATGTTGAGAGAAAGAGTTTGCGTGATTGTATCATCCCGAGTACGAGATCTTGCTGTATAATTTATGTACctaatacaatttatattatatgttGTATTAATAAAGCTTTATAATggggaaataaatattctaaatgtCGTTTTAATGGGTGACGTAGCggaaaattaaatgatgatTGAAATGACGGATTAAGTGGG
This genomic interval carries:
- the LOC103579582 gene encoding uncharacterized protein LOC103579582, with the protein product MLVVGMRRLCRVGLAAALVTAFFVLTLVDMPPQIAELPTDLSPTPATASEPPGTRSIVAYSWARRLALDYRPSRECSRATSNETLSSSWSGDAERTWLESIPGHLFLYTGHLDIRVLGYPSVRVIGVKREPTGSSILYCTIWQEDDEGIHSYSMEALVSDIWVDEWGGTSTDYTGILITCPLPHYVRPPTRVYVGPNACYQNPSHSLIVNNNVNNTVIPKTEFTLCIKGLDFDEDISHRLIAFFELSRILGAGMFYVYVFNVHENVTKVLKLYEKSNVVRWFRLNLPGDLPNDVKARRRLFSSDIWMKRRMELIPYNHCFYDNLYSSEFIVPIDIDEIIIPINVRTWSELMAIEKNKAGSSFYDYASYAVRNVYFFPELQRLDNNNNNDNDNGNSNSKITSTVDNDSRLLNYFHTLRTSIVSPEGDSVKSFVSTERALTIHNHYALTTLNPTSRRVYHLDPHQVLKHHHRHCDNDHLDCNLLMRDLTVDQSALKYIREFKSRVKFALSYLNASM